Proteins from one Microbacterium proteolyticum genomic window:
- a CDS encoding riboflavin synthase, producing MFTGIVEEIGEITAVEPAGDGVRVTVKAPLSVSDAGHGDSISVSGVCLTVVDQGTDWFTADVMKQTLDMSTLANVGAGRPVNLERATAAHGRLGGHIVQGHIDGTGVVREVRPGAQWSVVRIGIPAHLAPLVVDKGSIAIDGVSLTVSAVSEAGDPEPWLEVSLIPETLEATTLGRAEAGTPVNLETDILARHVQRMLAFRSTENPAAPAATTERGSA from the coding sequence ATGTTCACCGGAATCGTCGAAGAGATCGGCGAGATCACCGCGGTCGAGCCCGCCGGCGACGGCGTGCGCGTGACCGTGAAGGCCCCGCTCTCCGTATCGGATGCCGGCCACGGCGACTCGATCTCGGTCAGCGGCGTGTGCCTCACCGTGGTCGACCAGGGCACCGACTGGTTCACCGCCGACGTCATGAAGCAGACGCTCGACATGTCGACGCTCGCGAACGTCGGCGCGGGGCGCCCCGTCAACCTCGAGCGCGCGACCGCCGCGCACGGCCGCCTCGGCGGCCACATCGTGCAGGGCCACATCGACGGCACGGGTGTCGTGCGCGAGGTGCGTCCGGGCGCGCAGTGGAGCGTGGTGCGCATCGGCATCCCGGCCCACCTCGCCCCGCTCGTGGTCGACAAGGGCTCCATCGCGATCGACGGCGTCTCGCTGACCGTCAGTGCGGTGAGCGAGGCCGGCGACCCCGAGCCCTGGCTCGAGGTGTCGCTGATCCCCGAGACCCTCGAGGCGACGACGCTCGGTCGCGCCGAGGCGGGCACTCCCGTGAACCTCGAGACCGACATCCTGGCCCGGCACGTGCAGCGCATGCTGGCCTTCCGCAGTACCGAGAACCCCGCGGCCCCCGCCGCAACGACCGAGAGGGGCTCCGCATGA
- the ribD gene encoding bifunctional diaminohydroxyphosphoribosylaminopyrimidine deaminase/5-amino-6-(5-phosphoribosylamino)uracil reductase RibD: protein MASAAETDAMRRALRLARNGPRGLNPQVGAVILSPAGDVLAEGYHRGAGTAHAEVDALSKLAPGEARGATAVVTLEPCNHTGRTGPCAVALLEAGVARVVYALDDPTDAAAGGAERLRNGGVDVESGLERDAAEELIRDWVHLQRTGRPRVTVKWAQSLDGRAAADDGSSRWITGRAARRDVHARRAAADAILAGTGTVIADDPALTARDADGAPLERQPIPVVVGETEIPADAAVRRHPREALFFPTRDLGAILDDLGGRGIQTVFVEGGPTLESALVREGLADEVLVYLAPVLLGGSRLALGDLGVPDIASARRLEVASIDILGDDIRVVARPVHDTQGDS, encoded by the coding sequence ATGGCATCCGCCGCCGAAACAGACGCCATGCGCCGCGCGCTGCGTCTCGCGCGGAACGGTCCCCGCGGCCTCAACCCGCAGGTCGGCGCCGTGATCCTCTCCCCCGCAGGTGACGTGCTCGCCGAGGGTTACCACCGCGGCGCGGGCACCGCTCACGCCGAGGTCGACGCGCTCTCGAAGCTCGCGCCCGGCGAAGCGCGCGGTGCGACCGCGGTCGTCACGCTCGAACCGTGCAACCACACCGGACGCACCGGGCCCTGCGCGGTCGCCCTGCTCGAGGCCGGGGTCGCCCGGGTCGTGTACGCCCTCGACGACCCGACGGATGCCGCGGCCGGCGGCGCCGAGCGGCTCCGGAACGGAGGCGTCGACGTCGAGTCCGGGCTGGAACGCGATGCCGCGGAGGAGCTCATCCGCGACTGGGTGCACCTGCAGCGCACCGGCCGCCCGCGGGTGACCGTGAAGTGGGCGCAGAGCCTCGACGGGCGCGCCGCCGCGGACGACGGATCGAGCCGGTGGATCACCGGCCGCGCGGCGCGCCGCGACGTCCACGCGCGCCGCGCGGCCGCCGACGCGATCCTCGCCGGCACCGGAACGGTGATCGCCGACGATCCCGCCCTCACCGCGCGGGACGCGGACGGCGCACCCCTCGAACGCCAGCCGATCCCGGTGGTCGTCGGCGAGACCGAGATCCCGGCGGATGCCGCCGTCCGCCGCCACCCGCGCGAGGCGCTGTTCTTCCCGACCCGCGACCTCGGCGCGATCCTCGACGACCTCGGCGGGCGTGGCATCCAGACCGTGTTCGTCGAGGGCGGTCCCACCCTCGAGAGTGCGCTGGTGCGCGAAGGACTGGCCGACGAGGTGCTCGTCTACCTCGCCCCCGTCCTTCTCGGCGGCTCGCGGCTCGCGCTCGGCGACCTCGGCGTCCCCGACATCGCCTCGGCCCGTCGGCTCGAGGTCGCCTCCATCGACATCCTCGGCGACGACATCCGCGTCGTCGCCCGTCCCGTCCACGACACCCAGGGAGATTCCTGA
- a CDS encoding Fpg/Nei family DNA glycosylase — MPEMPEVEGLVEFLRGRVTGLTFTKASVSAISALKTYDPPIDALVGSAVTGVERHGKFVDVATDGGIHLVFHLAKAGWLRWYDALPSTLIKPGKTPIALRVGFDDGSGFDLTEAGTKKSLAVYAVRSPADVPGIARLGPDPLDDTLDRDAFAALLAGRRTQIKGVLRDQSIIAGVGNAYSDEILHAAKMSPYALAANLTDAEIDTLYAAMISTLTEAIDTARGKPPADLKDAKRRGMRVHGRRGETCPVCGDEVRSVFFADNSLEYCPTCQTGGKILADRRLSRLLK; from the coding sequence ATGCCCGAGATGCCCGAGGTCGAAGGACTCGTCGAGTTCCTGCGCGGCCGCGTGACGGGGCTGACGTTCACGAAGGCGAGCGTGTCCGCCATCAGCGCGTTGAAGACCTACGACCCGCCCATCGACGCGCTCGTCGGCTCGGCCGTCACGGGGGTCGAACGTCACGGCAAGTTCGTCGACGTCGCCACCGACGGTGGCATCCATCTGGTGTTCCACCTCGCCAAGGCGGGTTGGCTGCGGTGGTACGACGCGCTCCCCTCGACCCTCATCAAGCCGGGGAAGACGCCGATCGCGCTGCGCGTGGGGTTCGACGACGGATCGGGCTTCGACCTGACCGAAGCGGGGACGAAGAAGTCGCTCGCCGTCTACGCCGTCCGCTCCCCCGCCGATGTGCCTGGCATCGCCCGACTCGGCCCCGACCCCCTCGACGACACGCTCGATCGGGACGCGTTCGCCGCGCTGCTCGCCGGGCGCCGCACGCAGATCAAGGGCGTCCTGCGCGACCAGTCGATCATCGCGGGCGTCGGCAACGCCTACTCCGACGAGATCCTGCACGCGGCGAAGATGTCGCCGTACGCGCTGGCCGCCAACCTCACGGATGCCGAGATCGACACGCTCTACGCCGCGATGATCAGCACCCTGACCGAGGCGATCGACACCGCGCGCGGCAAGCCTCCGGCCGACCTGAAGGATGCCAAGCGGCGGGGCATGCGCGTGCACGGCCGGCGCGGCGAGACGTGCCCGGTGTGCGGCGACGAGGTGCGGAGCGTCTTCTTCGCCGACAACTCCCTGGAGTACTGCCCGACCTGTCAGACCGGCGGCAAGATCCTCGCGGACCGACGTCTGTCGCGCCTGCTCAAGTAG
- a CDS encoding GNAT family N-acetyltransferase, with translation MEPDHLQTPRLELSAPTTADVAAIHAACQDADLQRYTTVPSPYLLEDAERFVALTAEWWADGTQPTWAIRRDGRVAGMIGLAKLDTGAPEIGYWIARDARRQNIAVEAGTAVIDWAFADDRPAVERIEWRAVVGNLGSARIARRLGFRYEGLLRQAHVNSLGRADLWIGGLLRHDERTPQDWPLDLG, from the coding sequence ATGGAACCCGACCACCTGCAGACCCCGCGGCTGGAACTCTCGGCCCCGACCACGGCCGACGTCGCGGCGATCCACGCCGCGTGCCAGGATGCCGACCTGCAGCGCTACACCACCGTGCCGTCGCCGTACCTCCTCGAGGACGCCGAGCGCTTCGTCGCGCTGACGGCCGAATGGTGGGCGGACGGCACGCAGCCGACGTGGGCGATCCGTCGCGACGGCCGCGTCGCCGGGATGATCGGGCTGGCGAAGCTCGACACCGGGGCACCCGAGATCGGCTACTGGATCGCCCGCGACGCGCGACGGCAGAACATCGCGGTCGAGGCGGGGACCGCGGTGATCGACTGGGCGTTCGCCGATGACCGGCCCGCTGTCGAGCGCATCGAGTGGCGCGCCGTGGTCGGCAACCTCGGCTCGGCCCGGATCGCGCGGCGCCTCGGCTTCCGGTACGAGGGTCTGCTGCGGCAAGCCCACGTCAACAGCCTCGGGCGCGCCGACCTCTGGATCGGCGGTCTGCTCCGACACGACGAGCGGACCCCGCAGGACTGGCCGCTCGACCTCGGTTAG
- the trpS gene encoding tryptophan--tRNA ligase, with product MTQQRLYSGMQPSADSLQIGNYIGALLQWRELQDQYDAFFSVVDLHALTQPGDPAERREKTRRTAAQYIAAGIEPSRSTLYVQSHVPAHAELQWVLSTLTGFGEAGRMTQFKDKSARYGADATNVGLFTYPVLMAADILLYQTDVVPVGDDQKQHIELTRDLAERFNKNFGETFTMPKPMIQRETARIYDLQNPTAKMSKSAESDAGVLWMLDEPKVSAKKIMRAVTDSEGAVRFDREEKPGVSNLLVIYSALTGREISSIEDEYAGRGYGDFKKGLAEVVVAEFEPVRARALELLDDPAELDRVLATNAERAASVAEKTLADVYDRIGLLRRG from the coding sequence GTGACCCAGCAGCGCCTCTACTCCGGAATGCAGCCCTCCGCAGACAGCCTCCAGATCGGCAACTACATCGGGGCGCTCCTCCAGTGGCGCGAGCTGCAGGACCAGTACGACGCGTTCTTCTCGGTCGTCGACCTGCACGCCCTCACGCAGCCCGGTGATCCGGCCGAGCGCCGCGAGAAGACCCGCCGCACCGCGGCGCAGTACATCGCCGCCGGGATCGAGCCGTCGCGCTCGACGCTGTACGTGCAGTCGCACGTGCCCGCGCACGCCGAGCTGCAGTGGGTGCTGTCTACCCTGACGGGCTTCGGCGAGGCCGGGCGCATGACGCAGTTCAAAGACAAGTCGGCCCGCTACGGGGCGGATGCCACGAACGTCGGCCTGTTCACCTACCCGGTGCTCATGGCCGCCGACATCCTGCTATACCAGACCGACGTGGTGCCGGTCGGCGACGACCAGAAGCAGCACATCGAGCTCACGCGCGATCTCGCCGAGCGCTTCAACAAGAACTTCGGTGAGACGTTCACGATGCCGAAGCCGATGATCCAGCGCGAGACCGCCCGCATCTACGACCTGCAGAACCCGACGGCGAAGATGTCGAAGTCGGCCGAGTCCGACGCGGGCGTGCTGTGGATGCTCGACGAGCCCAAGGTCAGCGCGAAGAAGATCATGCGCGCCGTCACCGACTCCGAGGGAGCCGTGCGCTTCGACCGCGAGGAGAAGCCGGGCGTCTCGAACCTGCTGGTGATCTACTCGGCCCTGACCGGCCGCGAGATCTCCTCCATCGAGGACGAGTACGCCGGACGCGGCTACGGCGACTTCAAGAAGGGGCTCGCCGAAGTGGTCGTCGCCGAGTTCGAGCCGGTGCGTGCGCGCGCCCTCGAGCTGCTCGACGACCCCGCCGAGCTCGACCGCGTGCTGGCCACGAACGCCGAGCGGGCGGCATCCGTCGCCGAGAAGACCCTCGCCGACGTCTACGACCGCATCGGCCTGCTCCGCCGCGGCTGA
- a CDS encoding exodeoxyribonuclease III, with the protein MARSVRIVSVNVNGIRAAVRKGMIEWLDASGADILALQEVRATADQLAEALPGWQIVNDEALQKGRAGVAIVSRLPGVETRTHLGPEPLDASGRWIETDFDIDGETLTVVSAYVHSGEVDTPKQEAKWLFLDAMEARLAELAATQPLAVVMGDLNVGHRELDIKNWRGNRKNAGFLPRERAYFDRFFGPAGEQVEGADGSTGPGLGWVDVGRRHAGEVDGPYTWWSMRGKAFDNDSGWRIDYHVVTPALAERVTDYRVDRAPSYDTRWSDHSPVIADYTLGL; encoded by the coding sequence GTGGCTCGTTCCGTACGCATCGTCTCCGTCAACGTCAATGGCATCCGTGCCGCCGTCCGCAAAGGCATGATCGAGTGGCTCGACGCCTCGGGCGCCGACATCCTCGCTCTTCAGGAGGTGCGCGCGACGGCCGACCAGCTCGCCGAGGCCCTCCCGGGGTGGCAGATCGTGAACGACGAGGCGCTGCAGAAGGGCCGCGCCGGCGTCGCGATCGTCAGCCGGCTCCCCGGCGTCGAGACCCGCACCCACCTCGGACCCGAGCCGCTGGACGCCTCGGGACGCTGGATCGAGACCGACTTCGACATCGACGGCGAGACCCTGACCGTCGTGAGCGCGTACGTGCACAGCGGAGAGGTCGACACCCCGAAGCAGGAGGCGAAGTGGCTCTTCCTGGATGCCATGGAGGCGCGTCTCGCCGAACTCGCGGCCACGCAGCCGCTCGCCGTCGTCATGGGCGACTTGAACGTCGGACACCGCGAACTCGACATCAAGAACTGGCGGGGCAACCGCAAGAACGCCGGGTTCCTTCCCCGTGAGCGCGCCTACTTCGACCGGTTCTTCGGCCCCGCCGGCGAACAGGTCGAGGGCGCCGACGGCTCGACCGGTCCGGGCCTCGGATGGGTCGACGTCGGCCGTCGCCACGCCGGCGAGGTCGACGGACCGTACACGTGGTGGTCGATGCGCGGGAAGGCGTTCGACAACGACTCGGGCTGGCGGATCGACTACCACGTCGTGACCCCCGCCCTGGCGGAGCGCGTCACCGACTACCGCGTCGACCGCGCACCGTCGTACGACACCCGCTGGAGCGACCACTCCCCCGTCATCGCGGACTACACGCTTGGCCTCTGA
- a CDS encoding YihY/virulence factor BrkB family protein: MTDSRHDPRPLPGAASEDTSLRDRFDAAQAAVRERLDEPLARAAKIAQLFPVRVWRHFLRHNGFLLAAGMSYQGLFAVFSALYLAFASVGIWLGGSKEAIDGLIRIVNSYIPGIISDTGLIKPEQVEAVAQDSGRLLGVTGGFAGVVVIWTTIGFVTFTRRAVRDTFGLPFDLRNYVLLKARDFVASLLFGVSLLVGALLGSITTGAVDLVFGWIGWTRETEWWSLGARGVSLVVAFGVNTLALGSLFRFLTGTVLPWRRIWPGALVGSAGLVLLQVGAGFLFVYTPSNPLLATFTVLIGFLLWFRLVGIVILVAAAWIAVAAQDRDVPLRSPEDRRAMEQTALVIAAQVAVRTAEETAALSRWPRRWIARRRLRAARAHLARLEAELPAPRRQTLLLD; this comes from the coding sequence GTGACCGACAGCCGCCACGACCCCCGACCGCTGCCCGGTGCGGCGTCGGAGGACACCTCGTTGCGCGACCGGTTCGATGCAGCCCAGGCGGCCGTGCGCGAGCGTCTGGATGAACCCCTCGCCCGCGCGGCGAAGATCGCGCAGCTGTTCCCGGTGCGGGTGTGGCGTCATTTCCTCCGGCACAACGGATTCCTGCTCGCGGCCGGCATGAGCTATCAGGGCTTGTTCGCGGTGTTCTCCGCGCTCTACCTCGCCTTCGCCAGCGTCGGCATCTGGCTGGGCGGAAGCAAGGAGGCGATCGACGGACTCATCCGCATCGTCAACAGCTACATTCCCGGGATCATCAGCGACACCGGCCTGATCAAGCCCGAGCAGGTCGAGGCCGTCGCGCAGGACAGCGGCAGGCTTCTCGGTGTCACCGGCGGCTTCGCCGGCGTGGTCGTCATCTGGACCACCATCGGGTTCGTCACCTTCACCCGGCGCGCGGTACGCGACACCTTCGGGCTGCCGTTCGACCTGCGGAACTACGTGCTGCTGAAGGCCCGGGATTTCGTCGCGTCGCTGTTGTTCGGCGTCTCCCTGCTCGTGGGTGCGCTTCTGGGTTCGATAACCACGGGTGCCGTCGACCTCGTCTTCGGGTGGATCGGGTGGACGCGCGAGACCGAGTGGTGGTCGCTCGGGGCGCGAGGGGTGTCGCTCGTGGTCGCCTTCGGCGTGAATACCCTCGCGCTCGGGTCGCTGTTCCGGTTCCTCACGGGCACCGTGCTGCCCTGGCGGCGGATCTGGCCGGGCGCCCTGGTGGGTTCGGCGGGGCTCGTGCTCCTTCAGGTGGGGGCGGGCTTCCTGTTCGTCTACACGCCCTCCAATCCGTTGCTCGCGACCTTCACGGTGCTGATCGGTTTCCTCCTGTGGTTCCGCCTCGTCGGGATCGTGATCCTCGTCGCCGCGGCGTGGATCGCCGTCGCCGCGCAGGATCGCGACGTACCGCTGCGCTCTCCCGAGGACCGTCGCGCCATGGAGCAGACCGCCCTGGTCATCGCCGCCCAGGTCGCGGTGCGAACGGCAGAGGAGACCGCAGCTCTCTCCCGGTGGCCCCGCCGATGGATCGCCCGGCGCCGGCTGCGCGCCGCCCGGGCGCACCTGGCACGGCTGGAGGCGGAGCTTCCCGCTCCGCGTCGGCAGACACTGCTGCTGGACTGA
- a CDS encoding succinate dehydrogenase iron-sulfur subunit gives MASTVIETVDTSDEVEQTPKDTGIQSFMVTFNIRRFDPEVDDEPRWVDYDVELYSTDRVLDALHKIKWEEDGSLSFRRSCAHGICGSDAMRINGRNRLACKTLIKDLDISQPIYVEAIKGLPLEKDLIVDMEPFFASYREVQPFLIANSTPTPGKERIQSIVDREVFDDTTKCILCAACTSSCPVFWTDGQYFGPAAIVNAHRFIFDSRDDAGDVRLDILNDKEGVWRCRTTFNCTEACPRGIEVTKAIAEVKQAVLRGR, from the coding sequence ATGGCATCCACCGTCATCGAGACCGTCGACACCTCCGACGAGGTCGAGCAGACCCCCAAGGACACGGGGATCCAGTCGTTCATGGTCACGTTCAACATCCGCCGGTTCGACCCCGAGGTCGACGACGAGCCCCGCTGGGTCGACTACGACGTGGAGCTGTACTCCACCGATCGCGTGCTCGACGCCCTGCACAAGATCAAGTGGGAGGAGGACGGTTCGCTGTCGTTCCGCCGCTCGTGCGCGCACGGCATCTGCGGATCGGATGCCATGCGCATCAACGGCCGCAACCGCCTGGCCTGCAAGACGCTGATCAAGGATCTCGACATCTCGCAGCCGATCTACGTCGAGGCGATCAAGGGCCTGCCGCTCGAGAAGGACCTCATCGTCGACATGGAGCCGTTCTTCGCCTCCTACCGCGAGGTGCAGCCCTTCCTCATCGCGAACAGCACGCCGACCCCCGGCAAGGAGCGCATCCAGTCGATCGTCGACCGCGAGGTCTTCGACGACACGACGAAGTGCATCCTGTGCGCCGCGTGCACCTCGTCGTGCCCCGTGTTCTGGACCGACGGCCAGTACTTCGGACCGGCCGCGATCGTCAACGCGCACCGCTTCATCTTCGACTCGCGCGACGACGCCGGCGACGTGCGTCTCGACATCCTCAACGACAAGGAAGGCGTGTGGCGCTGCCGTACGACCTTCAACTGCACCGAGGCGTGCCCCCGCGGTATCGAGGTCACCAAGGCCATCGCCGAGGTCAAGCAGGCGGTCCTCCGCGGCCGCTGA
- the sdhA gene encoding succinate dehydrogenase flavoprotein subunit: MSTQNSADTIVKDGVHYHQFDIVIVGAGGAGMRAAIEAGPGAKTAVISKLYPTRSHTGAAQGGMAAALANVEEDSWEWHTFDTIKGGDYLVDQDAAEILAKEAIDAVIDLENMGLPFNRTPEGKIDQRRFGGHTADHGKTPVRRACYAADRTGHMILQTLFQNCVKLGINFFNEFYVLDLVTVKDDAGNTQVAGVVAYELATGDLHVFQSKAVVFATGGFGKIFKTTSNAHTLTGDGVGIVWRKGLPLEDMEFFQFHPTGLAGLGILLTEGARGEGAILRNASGERFMERYAPTIKDLAPRDIVARCMVQEVAEGRGAGPHRDYVLLDCTHLGAEVLETKLPDITEFARTYLGVDPVVEPVPVMPTAHYAMGGIPTNIKAEVLSDNDTVVPGLYAAGECACVSVHGSNRLGTNSLLDINVFGKRAGRNAVEYVQTADFVPLPEDPAKEVREMIEGLRANSGTERIAVLRKTLQDEMDKGAQVFRTHDSLAEVLDIIADLRERYKNVHVDDKGKRYNTDLLEAVELGFLLDLAEVVVYSAQNREESRGGHMRDDFPTRDDENYMQHTMAYLTGDPHSSHPADHIELGWKPVVFTKNDAGELRYPPLERKY; this comes from the coding sequence GTGAGCACTCAGAACAGCGCGGACACGATCGTCAAGGACGGCGTGCACTACCACCAGTTCGACATCGTGATCGTCGGCGCCGGCGGCGCCGGCATGCGCGCAGCCATCGAGGCCGGCCCCGGCGCGAAGACCGCCGTCATCTCGAAGCTGTACCCCACCCGCTCCCACACCGGAGCGGCGCAGGGAGGCATGGCCGCGGCCCTCGCCAACGTCGAAGAGGACTCCTGGGAGTGGCACACCTTCGACACGATCAAGGGCGGCGACTACCTCGTCGACCAGGATGCCGCGGAGATCCTCGCCAAGGAGGCCATCGACGCCGTCATCGACCTCGAGAACATGGGTCTGCCGTTCAACCGCACCCCCGAGGGCAAGATCGACCAGCGTCGCTTCGGCGGGCACACCGCCGATCATGGCAAGACTCCGGTCCGCCGTGCGTGCTACGCGGCCGACCGCACGGGTCACATGATCCTGCAGACGCTGTTCCAGAACTGCGTGAAGCTCGGCATCAACTTCTTCAACGAGTTCTACGTACTCGACCTTGTCACCGTGAAGGACGACGCGGGGAACACGCAGGTCGCGGGCGTCGTCGCCTACGAACTCGCCACCGGCGACCTGCACGTCTTCCAGTCGAAGGCCGTCGTCTTCGCCACGGGCGGCTTCGGGAAGATCTTCAAGACCACCTCCAACGCCCACACCCTCACCGGTGACGGCGTCGGCATCGTCTGGCGCAAGGGCCTGCCGCTGGAGGACATGGAGTTCTTCCAGTTCCACCCGACCGGTCTCGCCGGTCTCGGCATCCTGCTGACCGAGGGCGCGCGAGGCGAGGGCGCGATCCTCCGCAACGCCAGCGGCGAACGGTTCATGGAACGCTACGCGCCGACCATCAAGGACCTGGCACCGCGCGACATCGTCGCCCGCTGCATGGTGCAGGAGGTCGCCGAGGGTCGCGGCGCCGGACCCCACCGCGACTACGTGCTCCTGGACTGCACCCACCTGGGTGCCGAGGTCCTCGAGACGAAGCTCCCCGACATCACCGAGTTCGCGCGCACCTACCTGGGCGTCGACCCCGTCGTCGAGCCCGTCCCGGTCATGCCGACCGCGCACTACGCGATGGGCGGCATCCCGACCAACATCAAGGCCGAGGTGCTGTCGGACAACGACACGGTGGTCCCCGGTCTCTACGCCGCCGGCGAGTGCGCGTGCGTCTCGGTGCACGGATCCAACCGCCTCGGCACCAACTCGCTGCTCGACATCAACGTCTTCGGCAAGCGCGCCGGCCGCAACGCCGTCGAGTACGTCCAGACCGCCGACTTCGTGCCCCTCCCCGAGGACCCGGCGAAGGAGGTCCGCGAGATGATCGAGGGCCTGCGCGCCAACTCGGGCACCGAGCGCATCGCGGTCCTGCGCAAGACGCTGCAGGACGAGATGGACAAGGGTGCCCAGGTGTTCCGCACCCACGACTCCCTCGCCGAGGTGCTCGACATCATCGCCGACCTGCGCGAGCGCTACAAGAACGTCCACGTCGACGACAAGGGCAAGCGGTACAACACCGACCTGCTCGAGGCCGTCGAGCTCGGGTTCCTGCTCGACCTCGCCGAGGTCGTCGTCTACTCCGCGCAGAACCGCGAGGAGAGCCGCGGCGGTCACATGCGCGACGACTTCCCGACGCGCGACGACGAGAACTACATGCAGCACACCATGGCGTACCTGACCGGCGACCCGCATTCGTCGCACCCCGCCGACCACATCGAACTCGGGTGGAAGCCCGTGGTCTTCACGAAGAACGATGCCGGCGAACTGCGCTACCCGCCCCTCGAGAGGAAGTACTGA
- a CDS encoding succinate dehydrogenase hydrophobic membrane anchor subunit, with protein sequence MSVAQEASTIPAPRTPAVRKKGSNLEKWGWIYMRASGVLLVVLIFGHLFVNLMTGEGIHQIDFAFVAGKLASPFWQWWDVLMLWLALIHGANGMRTIVNDYVTTPSVRRVLVWAIGLSAAFLILLGTLVVFTFDPCLGVTESSSLWEICQA encoded by the coding sequence ATGTCCGTCGCCCAGGAAGCAAGCACGATCCCCGCCCCCCGCACGCCCGCCGTGCGGAAGAAGGGCTCCAACCTCGAGAAGTGGGGATGGATCTACATGCGCGCCTCCGGCGTGCTGCTGGTCGTCCTCATCTTCGGTCACCTCTTCGTCAACCTCATGACGGGCGAGGGCATCCACCAGATCGACTTCGCGTTCGTCGCCGGCAAGCTGGCCTCGCCGTTCTGGCAGTGGTGGGACGTCCTGATGCTGTGGCTGGCACTCATCCACGGTGCCAACGGCATGCGCACGATCGTGAACGACTACGTCACGACGCCCTCCGTGCGTCGCGTCCTGGTCTGGGCGATCGGGCTGTCGGCGGCCTTCCTGATCCTCCTCGGCACGCTCGTGGTCTTCACCTTCGACCCCTGCCTCGGCGTCACCGAGAGCAGCTCCCTGTGGGAGATCTGCCAGGCGTGA
- the sdhC gene encoding succinate dehydrogenase, cytochrome b556 subunit, translated as MSAPARATPSVKETTSKRPRGTLYRGREGMWSWVLHRITGVAIFFFLLVHILDTALIRVSPEAYDAVIGTYKNPIMGLGEVALVGAIAYHAYNGLRIIAVDFWPWATRHQRQLWWGVLGLWVVTMLGFTPRHLINVFSAVTGSH; from the coding sequence GTGTCAGCACCAGCACGTGCCACGCCGTCGGTGAAAGAGACCACCTCGAAGAGGCCGCGCGGAACCCTCTACCGTGGCCGCGAAGGAATGTGGTCGTGGGTCCTGCACCGGATCACGGGCGTGGCGATCTTCTTCTTCCTTCTCGTCCACATCCTCGACACCGCCCTCATCCGCGTCTCCCCCGAGGCGTACGACGCTGTGATCGGCACCTACAAGAACCCGATCATGGGTCTGGGCGAAGTCGCCCTCGTCGGCGCCATCGCGTACCACGCCTACAACGGCCTGCGCATCATCGCCGTCGACTTCTGGCCGTGGGCGACCCGCCACCAGCGTCAGCTGTGGTGGGGAGTGCTGGGCCTCTGGGTCGTCACGATGCTCGGATTCACCCCGCGTCACCTCATCAACGTCTTCAGCGCCGTCACGGGGAGCCACTGA